From Candidatus Poribacteria bacterium, a single genomic window includes:
- a CDS encoding site-specific DNA-methyltransferase has product MKLNMIRNEDCLDTMKRMADGFVDLVVTSPPYDKMREYEGYSLQGFEQIAVELYRVIADGGVVVWVIADETVKGNESGTSFRQALHFKEVGFNLFDTMIYLKPPRGACGNNKSYWQSFEYMFVFSKGQPKTINLIKDRENKEARKGDNGTKRLKDGSLQKMSRGGYEKYGRRTNVWEYKIGKGHSASNKIAHEHPAIFPEKLAQDHILSWSNPGDLVYDPFMGSGTVALMAESNSRNFLGSEINPNYCDIANERLSIYQKELNLEEEVL; this is encoded by the coding sequence ATGAAGTTAAACATGATAAGGAATGAGGATTGTCTTGATACAATGAAGCGAATGGCTGATGGTTTCGTTGATCTTGTTGTAACTTCGCCTCCTTATGATAAAATGCGTGAATATGAGGGATATAGCCTGCAAGGTTTTGAGCAAATAGCCGTTGAATTGTATCGTGTTATTGCTGACGGAGGCGTTGTTGTATGGGTTATTGCCGATGAAACCGTCAAAGGCAATGAGTCGGGGACTTCATTTCGACAGGCACTTCATTTTAAAGAAGTCGGTTTCAATCTCTTTGATACAATGATTTATTTGAAACCGCCAAGAGGGGCTTGTGGTAATAACAAGTCCTACTGGCAGTCTTTTGAGTATATGTTTGTCTTTTCTAAGGGACAACCAAAGACTATCAATCTTATCAAAGACCGGGAGAATAAGGAAGCAAGGAAAGGAGATAATGGTACGAAACGATTAAAGGATGGATCGTTACAGAAAATGAGTCGGGGTGGTTATGAGAAATATGGCAGAAGAACAAATGTATGGGAGTATAAGATCGGCAAAGGGCATTCAGCGTCAAATAAAATCGCTCACGAACACCCTGCTATATTTCCTGAAAAGTTGGCACAGGATCACATTCTTTCTTGGAGCAATCCGGGGGATTTAGTCTATGACCCGTTTATGGGAAGCGGAACAGTTGCTTTAATGGCAGAATCAAATAGTAGAAACTTTCTCGGTAGTGAGATAAATCCTAATTATTGTGATATTGCCAATGAGCGTTTGTCTATATATCAAAAGGAACTTAATCTTGAAGAAGAAGTATTGTAA
- a CDS encoding IS1595 family transposase, protein MNLIEVMERFPDQESCISYLERLRWRGTPHCPHCGSLGVQRRKECETGRIGRYNCHDCNATFKVTCGTVFHGTKIDLQKWFLAIVLIGNAKKSLSSHQLARDLDLNQKTAWYMQTRIRAEMAKKGGALLHGIIEADEAYIGGKPRKPNKREDFEPSPRGSGTSKDAIIGAVQRGGKVVAQLATELTGRTILEFIRSVVNLKDSELMTDESRLYSQIGRELKHSVINHQVQFAEGDKHTNTIEGFWSLLKRAWYGSHHHYQTGYTPLYVAERCYVYNYRNLDSIWTKFVNDSMKFPQRRSTHEVKHDKE, encoded by the coding sequence ATGAACCTCATAGAAGTTATGGAACGCTTTCCCGACCAAGAATCTTGTATATCCTATTTGGAACGCCTCAGATGGCGGGGAACACCCCACTGTCCGCATTGTGGTAGTTTGGGTGTCCAAAGACGTAAAGAGTGCGAAACTGGACGAATCGGACGCTATAACTGCCATGATTGCAATGCTACGTTCAAGGTTACCTGTGGAACAGTGTTTCACGGCACAAAAATCGACCTTCAGAAGTGGTTTCTTGCGATTGTGCTAATCGGGAACGCAAAGAAGTCGCTCTCCAGTCACCAATTGGCACGTGATCTTGACCTCAACCAGAAGACCGCGTGGTACATGCAGACACGTATCCGGGCAGAGATGGCAAAGAAGGGCGGAGCATTGCTACACGGTATCATAGAAGCAGACGAAGCATACATAGGCGGTAAGCCTCGAAAACCTAACAAACGAGAGGACTTTGAACCTTCACCGCGGGGCAGTGGTACTTCAAAGGACGCTATTATCGGAGCAGTCCAGCGTGGTGGTAAGGTTGTTGCTCAACTCGCTACGGAACTGACGGGACGGACGATCCTTGAGTTTATTCGATCTGTGGTGAACCTAAAGGACTCGGAACTCATGACCGACGAAAGCCGATTGTACAGCCAGATCGGTCGGGAGTTAAAGCATTCGGTTATCAATCACCAAGTCCAGTTTGCTGAAGGCGATAAGCACACGAACACGATTGAGGGTTTCTGGAGTCTTTTGAAACGGGCGTGGTACGGCTCACACCACCACTATCAAACGGGCTATACGCCCCTCTATGTGGCGGAACGGTGCTATGTGTACAACTACCGAAATCTTGACTCTATTTGGACGAAGTTTGTCAATGACAGTATGAAATTCCCACAAAGGAGGAGTACCCATGAAGTTAAACATGATAAGGAATGA
- a CDS encoding transposase has translation MAKRKRRTFTAEFKTEVVLEALTGESSQAEVCRHHNLSEDQLSKWKQHFLENAVSVFSATDQQSSKDAERIAHLERLVGRMAVAMDIQKKALTFLD, from the coding sequence ATGGCGAAACGAAAACGAAGAACCTTCACCGCCGAGTTTAAAACCGAAGTTGTTCTTGAGGCACTGACAGGCGAAAGTTCCCAAGCGGAAGTGTGTCGGCACCACAACCTCAGCGAAGACCAACTCTCAAAATGGAAGCAGCACTTCCTTGAAAATGCTGTCTCTGTATTTAGCGCAACGGATCAGCAATCGAGCAAGGATGCTGAGCGTATCGCTCACCTTGAACGCCTCGTTGGAAGAATGGCGGTGGCAATGGATATCCAAAAAAAAGCATTGACTTTCTTGGATTGA
- a CDS encoding helix-turn-helix domain-containing protein yields MDIIKCGENLKRARKKKGWSQKLFAEQLGQSESYATSISSWETGKESVPKKHREKVASELEISESEFVPTIGHIYLFYYPDAESEQSNTYPCKIGKTDQSVEHRVKSQKGEWQYDEMPKIALCLPVPIDNDEAWEKIIHGVLKLYGRWIDPDKAELLCLKGQEWFYTSPDEVKSIYEEIKHRLTKPILHQCKTTC; encoded by the coding sequence ATGGATATTATTAAATGCGGAGAAAACTTAAAGAGAGCACGAAAAAAAAAGGGATGGAGTCAAAAATTATTCGCTGAGCAATTGGGACAAAGTGAAAGTTATGCTACCTCTATATCCTCTTGGGAAACAGGAAAAGAGTCTGTTCCAAAGAAGCATCGCGAGAAGGTAGCGAGTGAACTCGAAATTTCTGAGTCTGAGTTTGTGCCTACTATCGGTCATATCTACCTATTCTATTATCCTGACGCTGAATCGGAACAAAGTAATACTTATCCATGTAAAATTGGTAAGACAGATCAATCGGTCGAGCATAGGGTTAAAAGTCAAAAAGGTGAGTGGCAGTACGATGAAATGCCCAAGATTGCTTTGTGCTTGCCTGTTCCAATAGACAATGATGAGGCGTGGGAAAAAATTATACACGGTGTTCTGAAGTTATACGGCAGATGGATAGATCCGGATAAGGCGGAACTTCTGTGTCTAAAAGGGCAGGAGTGGTTTTACACCTCTCCGGACGAGGTAAAGTCGATATATGAAGAGATTAAACATCGTTTAACGAAACCCATTCTGCATCAATGTAAGACAACATGTTGA
- a CDS encoding IS3 family transposase yields the protein MDFLGLTPSQQRRIVEKLRTNYSVRQICEVLDFNRNLLYYHPKSDPSEAELREKIETLALRYPTYGYRRITQLLVNEGYPVGYRRVCRLMKAANLSVSVKRVCRTTNSLERQGPWVNRLEGLDICRCDQVWVGDITYVRLKGRFIYVALLMDVFTRMIRAWQLSPHLTQSLTLQPLEQALEQSVCEIHHSDQGVQYLSSAYLSTLTRHGITISVAHRGRPWENGYAERLIRTLKEEEVYLNDYENIDEAREHIDHFIRRVYHQKRPHSALGYLTPAEFQRQNLS from the coding sequence ATTGACTTTCTTGGATTGACACCGTCTCAACAGCGACGCATCGTTGAGAAGTTGCGGACGAACTATTCGGTGCGACAGATCTGTGAGGTGCTGGATTTCAACCGCAACCTGCTCTACTATCATCCGAAGAGCGACCCTTCTGAAGCGGAGCTTCGAGAGAAGATAGAGACGTTAGCACTGCGATATCCCACATACGGGTATCGACGTATCACGCAATTGCTGGTCAACGAGGGATATCCCGTTGGGTATAGACGCGTCTGCCGCTTGATGAAAGCGGCGAACCTCTCGGTCTCGGTGAAACGCGTCTGTCGAACCACGAACTCCCTCGAAAGGCAGGGCCCGTGGGTCAACCGACTCGAAGGTCTTGACATCTGCAGATGCGATCAGGTCTGGGTCGGCGATATCACCTACGTCCGCCTCAAAGGACGCTTCATCTATGTCGCACTGCTCATGGATGTCTTCACGCGTATGATAAGAGCGTGGCAGCTGAGTCCGCACTTGACGCAATCTCTGACCTTGCAACCCTTAGAGCAAGCGTTAGAGCAGAGCGTTTGTGAGATCCATCATTCCGATCAAGGCGTTCAGTATCTCTCAAGTGCTTATCTCTCGACACTCACGCGTCATGGTATTACGATTTCGGTAGCACACCGCGGACGCCCTTGGGAGAACGGGTATGCTGAAAGACTTATCCGAACCCTCAAGGAGGAAGAAGTCTACCTCAATGACTATGAAAACATCGATGAGGCGAGAGAACATATCGATCATTTTATCAGACGGGTGTATCATCAAAAACGCCCTCACTCAGCGTTAGGGTATCTGACACCTGCCGAATTTCAGAGACAAAACTTGTCTTAA